One part of the Saprospiraceae bacterium genome encodes these proteins:
- the kdsB gene encoding 3-deoxy-manno-octulosonate cytidylyltransferase has protein sequence MIQTNNFIGLIPARYGSQRLPGKLLKEIEGKSVLHRVFEQVSKSSILNKIVIVTDHEDILNHAISFGAEVFMSKMEHQSGTDRIAEYVSLHPGFNYAINIQGDEPFIDPKSIDLLAKQMTTNKFDIATLAIEMSSYDLIENPNTVKVVTDFNQRALYFSRSPIPFLREQQNLNSKFSWLRHIGLYSFKRDVLLEVSRLPMSSLEQFESLEQLRWLQNGYSIGVQLVSDHAIGIDTMEDLVTAISYARKNNL, from the coding sequence ATGATTCAAACAAATAATTTTATTGGACTGATACCAGCCAGATATGGATCTCAACGATTGCCAGGTAAGCTATTAAAAGAAATTGAAGGAAAATCAGTACTCCATAGAGTTTTTGAGCAAGTTTCTAAATCCAGTATTCTAAATAAAATAGTGATTGTAACAGATCATGAAGATATTTTAAATCATGCGATTTCATTTGGGGCTGAGGTGTTTATGAGTAAAATGGAGCATCAGAGTGGCACAGATAGGATTGCCGAGTATGTAAGTTTGCACCCAGGATTTAATTATGCAATTAATATTCAAGGGGATGAACCTTTTATTGATCCTAAAAGTATCGATTTATTGGCTAAGCAAATGACTACTAATAAATTTGATATTGCTACCTTGGCAATAGAAATGTCTTCGTATGATTTAATTGAAAATCCAAATACAGTTAAGGTGGTTACTGATTTTAACCAAAGGGCATTATACTTCAGTCGGTCTCCAATTCCATTTTTAAGAGAACAACAGAATTTAAATTCTAAATTTTCATGGTTAAGGCATATTGGTTTATATTCTTTTAAGCGAGATGTTTTACTGGAAGTATCTCGTCTTCCAATGTCAAGCTTAGAACAATTTGAATCTCTTGAGCAATTGAGATGGTTGCAAAATGGATATTCTATTGGAGTTCAATTGGTATCTGACCATGCAATAGGAATTGATACCATGGAAGATCTTGTAACCGCGATCTCTTATGCAAGAAAAAATAATTTATAA
- a CDS encoding C40 family peptidase, protein MKLIVGSPVIQLRKERSHKAELTSQLLYGESLEVLDTFESWSFVKCLQDAYTGWIESKSWLFKKEFSATNFEVVNVFSAIIKREDTIYKVPFGSILDLSVDKIEAGTAEKKMDLDKALHCLQEAFLNAPYLWGGKTGFGIDCSGLTQLFYRLVGLNIERDASLQCKSGDDIFLSQIEAGDLLFFKNEDNMIIHVGIAIDNYQILHASGTVRIDRFDESGIFNSQLSEYTHVFAFAKRFTRLL, encoded by the coding sequence ATGAAATTAATAGTAGGGTCACCCGTTATTCAACTTCGCAAGGAACGTTCACACAAAGCTGAGCTTACAAGTCAACTTTTATATGGAGAGTCTTTGGAAGTATTAGATACTTTTGAATCGTGGAGTTTTGTTAAATGTTTACAGGATGCATATACAGGTTGGATTGAATCAAAATCATGGCTTTTTAAAAAGGAATTTTCTGCCACTAATTTTGAGGTAGTTAATGTTTTTAGCGCGATAATAAAAAGAGAAGATACTATTTATAAAGTACCATTTGGATCCATTCTTGATCTTTCAGTAGACAAAATTGAAGCCGGTACAGCAGAGAAAAAAATGGATTTGGATAAGGCATTACATTGTTTGCAAGAAGCGTTTTTAAATGCTCCTTATCTCTGGGGTGGTAAAACTGGATTTGGAATTGATTGTTCCGGATTAACACAATTGTTTTATAGATTAGTTGGCCTCAATATTGAAAGGGATGCTTCTTTACAATGTAAATCGGGTGATGATATATTTTTAAGTCAAATTGAAGCTGGTGATTTATTATTTTTTAAAAATGAAGACAACATGATTATTCATGTGGGAATTGCTATTGATAATTATCAAATTCTACACGCATCTGGAACCGTACGTATTGATCGTTTTGATGAATCCGGAATATTTAATTCACAACTTTCTGAGTATACTCATGTATTTGCATTTGCAAAAAGATTTACAAGGCTCTTATAA
- a CDS encoding LysM peptidoglycan-binding domain-containing protein, translating into MRIKYFILSFLIVISDQINAQSGKIHACPDSLLINIQNKNQAFFLHKVSKNQTLFSISQFYNISILELLSANQEHAHGTINEFTTLKIPVTPNQITDKKLLSSNNLVPVYYIVNAKDNLFSICKRSFDFPIARIRQLNKLENNSLKAGQELLIGYYQIHLNIDSEHVSNAQMELDETITEKFTHTSRGIAICESKGLGEGRFFALHNTATMESYIEIMNPILNRSILAKVIGRIPPIYEKDVQVIVSAEVGRQLSIFNKRFFVQLNYK; encoded by the coding sequence ATGAGAATTAAATACTTCATACTCAGCTTTTTAATTGTTATATCTGACCAAATTAATGCACAGTCTGGTAAAATACATGCATGTCCAGATAGTTTACTAATTAACATTCAAAACAAAAATCAAGCCTTTTTCCTTCACAAAGTATCTAAAAATCAAACATTATTTAGTATTTCACAATTTTATAATATTTCTATTCTTGAGCTCCTTTCTGCAAATCAGGAACACGCTCACGGTACAATTAATGAATTTACAACTCTAAAAATTCCAGTTACACCGAATCAGATCACTGATAAAAAATTATTATCATCAAATAACCTGGTTCCAGTTTATTATATTGTAAATGCTAAGGATAATCTATTTAGCATTTGCAAGCGTTCTTTTGATTTTCCAATTGCAAGAATAAGACAACTAAATAAACTTGAAAACAATAGTTTAAAAGCTGGACAAGAGCTCCTCATTGGGTATTACCAAATACATTTGAATATTGATTCCGAGCACGTGTCCAATGCGCAAATGGAGCTAGATGAAACGATAACAGAAAAGTTTACACATACCTCCAGAGGCATTGCAATATGTGAATCTAAAGGTTTGGGCGAAGGCCGATTTTTTGCACTTCACAATACCGCCACTATGGAATCTTATATTGAAATTATGAATCCAATTTTAAATAGAAGTATACTTGCAAAAGTAATTGGCAGGATCCCTCCGATTTATGAAAAAGATGTTCAAGTTATTGTTTCTGCTGAAGTAGGTAGACAACTGAGCATATTTAATAAGCGATTCTTTGTGCAATTGAATTACAAATAA
- a CDS encoding translation initiation factor — translation MKKKTLNSLQDLTLAYSTHSLADVTKESESNENDNKVLQKVRVERYTKLKGGKSLSRIFGIDENDKQLNELCKYIKQKCGLGGAVKDGEILIQGDQVDKIIKILIEKGYRNTKRSGG, via the coding sequence ATGAAAAAGAAAACCTTAAATTCATTACAAGATTTAACATTGGCATATTCAACCCATAGTTTAGCTGATGTTACCAAAGAAAGTGAAAGTAATGAAAATGACAATAAAGTTTTGCAAAAAGTCCGGGTAGAAAGGTATACTAAATTGAAAGGCGGAAAGTCCTTGAGCCGAATATTTGGTATTGATGAAAATGATAAGCAATTAAATGAACTGTGTAAATATATTAAGCAAAAATGTGGACTTGGCGGCGCTGTAAAAGATGGCGAAATATTAATTCAAGGAGATCAAGTAGATAAAATCATTAAAATCTTAATAGAGAAAGGATATAGAAATACAAAACGAAGTGGAGGCTGA
- a CDS encoding Hsp70 family protein translates to MSKIAIDFRTGSLKVKKEIVVGIDLGTTNCLIAYCLNGKPEVIPLEKDFEKLMPSVLYFDNQDQILIGIEARAKMASFPNKTVYSIKRLMGKTTNELNKVKSYFAFQIDSAGGDDLVQVNIANKTYTPIELSAFLLREIKSRAEKYLNVDIFKAVITVPAYFSDSQRQATRDAGQLAGLEVLRIINEPTAASMAYGIGLAPNEIKNIMIYDFGGGTFDVSILRIENGVFEVLATHGNNFLGGDDIDIAIAKHWISKANLNLSKSEFNELRILAEKTKRFLWDHDYTVVNFMDTELQLSQTEMNLIINEPIELTITSCLLAIKDSKLTIDEMDEIILVGGSSRLGAIKEKLKSIFKRPINDYLNPDEVVAIGAALQADVIAGNRQDILLLDVTPLALGIETIGGLMDTIIPRNSKIPLQLAKNYTTSIDGQKNLKISIYQGERELVKDNIKLAEFILKDLLPMPAGLPKIEVKFAMNVEGILSITAKELRSGISQQIDVKSPLQIDQNEVVKRLKDSISNANSDMELRSLIDSINEANYIIVNAKRFLKQNEAMLSASEMELIQYHLTIIEIAIVKNDKLEINRTIEDFNTATADIAHELMNIHLKSSLDGNQIDKL, encoded by the coding sequence ATGAGTAAAATAGCGATAGATTTTAGAACCGGTTCCTTAAAAGTTAAAAAGGAAATCGTCGTTGGCATAGATTTAGGAACGACAAATTGTTTAATAGCATATTGTTTAAATGGAAAACCTGAAGTAATTCCACTAGAAAAGGATTTTGAAAAGTTGATGCCGTCTGTTTTATACTTTGATAATCAAGATCAGATTTTAATAGGCATTGAAGCTCGAGCTAAAATGGCCTCATTTCCAAATAAAACGGTCTACTCCATTAAGCGTTTAATGGGCAAAACGACAAACGAACTTAATAAAGTAAAATCTTATTTTGCTTTTCAAATTGATTCAGCAGGTGGAGATGATTTAGTACAAGTTAATATTGCTAATAAAACCTATACGCCCATTGAATTGTCTGCATTTCTTTTGAGAGAAATTAAATCCCGGGCTGAAAAATATTTAAATGTTGATATTTTCAAAGCTGTTATTACAGTCCCTGCATATTTTTCTGATAGCCAAAGACAGGCTACAAGGGATGCTGGTCAATTGGCCGGATTAGAAGTTTTAAGAATCATCAATGAACCAACTGCTGCAAGCATGGCATATGGCATTGGATTGGCACCAAATGAGATTAAAAATATTATGATTTACGATTTCGGAGGTGGTACTTTTGATGTGTCGATCCTAAGAATAGAAAATGGTGTTTTTGAAGTATTAGCAACTCATGGTAATAATTTTTTAGGAGGAGACGACATTGATATTGCAATTGCAAAGCATTGGATTTCAAAAGCAAATCTTAATCTATCTAAATCAGAATTCAATGAACTTAGAATCCTTGCTGAAAAAACAAAACGGTTTTTATGGGATCATGATTATACGGTTGTAAATTTTATGGATACTGAATTACAGCTCTCTCAAACAGAGATGAATTTAATTATTAATGAGCCTATAGAACTTACTATAACGAGCTGTTTACTTGCAATTAAAGACAGCAAACTAACCATTGATGAAATGGATGAGATCATATTGGTAGGAGGATCCTCCCGACTTGGCGCAATCAAAGAAAAATTGAAATCAATTTTCAAAAGGCCTATTAATGATTATTTGAATCCTGATGAGGTAGTTGCAATTGGAGCAGCTTTGCAAGCTGATGTGATTGCAGGAAACCGACAAGACATCCTTTTATTGGATGTTACACCCTTAGCTTTAGGTATTGAAACTATTGGAGGATTAATGGACACCATTATACCTCGGAATTCTAAAATTCCGTTACAACTTGCAAAAAATTATACAACTTCAATTGATGGACAAAAAAATCTGAAAATATCCATTTACCAAGGCGAACGAGAACTCGTAAAAGATAACATTAAATTAGCGGAATTTATTTTAAAGGATCTCTTGCCAATGCCTGCAGGTCTGCCTAAAATTGAAGTAAAATTTGCAATGAACGTTGAAGGTATTCTATCCATTACTGCAAAAGAATTAAGAAGTGGTATTTCTCAACAAATAGATGTAAAATCCCCACTCCAAATAGATCAAAATGAAGTTGTAAAGCGTTTAAAAGATTCTATTTCAAATGCAAATTCAGATATGGAATTGCGTTCCCTTATTGACAGCATAAATGAAGCCAACTATATTATTGTAAATGCTAAAAGATTTTTGAAACAAAACGAAGCAATGCTTTCAGCATCAGAAATGGAGTTAATTCAATATCATCTTACAATAATTGAAATTGCAATTGTAAAAAATGATAAACTTGAAATAAATCGAACGATTGAAGATTTTAATACAGCTACCGCGGATATAGCACATGAACTTATGAATATTCATTTAAAATCTTCTTTAGATGGAAATCAAATTGATAAATTGTAA
- the prmC gene encoding peptide chain release factor N(5)-glutamine methyltransferase, with amino-acid sequence MNKQELCQKLSIALSGYHNDMEINNIANYIIAYLPLEKASMADVKGVLYDTDFFNNLIVRLKSNEPIQYILNQACFMGLDFYVNSHVLIPRSETEELVAWILEIYKKDTILKVLDIGTGSGCIAISLKKFRPDWDLTAIDYSNEAIGIAHKNSAYYGINIKLIYLDFMKHASQLKSKYDLIVSNPPYIDKSELHLVSKSVLDFEPTQALFPESDDPLIFYREIARFSMKSLNDKGSIFLEINEYYEMEIKNIFIEYGFSAVTLRNDLQNKPRMLRIQF; translated from the coding sequence ATGAACAAACAAGAATTGTGCCAAAAGCTGTCTATTGCATTAAGTGGTTACCATAATGATATGGAAATCAATAATATAGCTAATTATATTATTGCTTATTTGCCATTAGAAAAAGCTTCAATGGCGGATGTTAAAGGTGTACTATATGATACTGATTTCTTTAATAATTTAATTGTTAGATTGAAATCTAATGAACCAATACAATATATTTTGAATCAAGCCTGCTTTATGGGATTGGATTTTTATGTAAATTCTCATGTTTTAATTCCAAGATCTGAGACGGAAGAATTAGTAGCTTGGATTCTTGAGATTTATAAAAAAGATACCATTTTGAAAGTTTTAGATATTGGGACAGGTAGTGGCTGCATTGCAATAAGTTTAAAAAAATTTAGACCAGATTGGGATCTTACGGCAATTGATTATTCAAATGAAGCCATTGGAATTGCACATAAAAATTCAGCTTATTATGGTATCAATATTAAATTAATATACCTGGATTTTATGAAACATGCAAGTCAATTAAAATCGAAATATGATTTAATTGTCTCAAATCCACCTTATATTGATAAATCAGAATTGCATTTAGTTTCTAAATCCGTTCTGGATTTCGAGCCAACGCAGGCATTGTTTCCTGAAAGTGATGATCCATTAATTTTTTATCGGGAAATAGCAAGGTTCTCAATGAAAAGTTTAAACGATAAGGGTTCCATATTTTTAGAAATTAATGAATATTATGAAATGGAAATCAAAAATATATTTATTGAATATGGATTTAGTGCAGTTACACTAAGAAATGATTTGCAAAATAAACCAAGAATGCTTCGAATCCAATTCTAA
- a CDS encoding cytidine deaminase, translating into MTNQEIIINFKSYNRGLELDNLQRKTLEAAQQATQLAYAPFSNFFVGAALLLENETIILGCNQENASYPCGICAERAALFSYGNLIESIPIKKLAVNVRNQKNHHPVAPCGLCRQVISEFELKNNQPIEIILGDLNNNTYVFKSSLDLLPLQFHSGFLK; encoded by the coding sequence ATGACAAACCAAGAAATAATTATAAACTTTAAAAGTTATAACCGAGGTTTAGAACTTGACAATCTGCAACGCAAAACACTTGAGGCTGCACAACAGGCTACTCAACTCGCGTATGCTCCTTTTTCAAATTTCTTTGTTGGGGCGGCATTGTTATTGGAAAATGAGACCATTATACTTGGATGTAATCAGGAAAATGCTTCCTATCCATGTGGCATCTGCGCTGAACGAGCTGCTTTGTTTTCATACGGAAATTTAATTGAAAGCATTCCAATAAAAAAATTGGCAGTAAATGTTAGAAATCAAAAGAATCATCATCCGGTTGCACCGTGTGGACTTTGCAGACAAGTGATTTCAGAATTTGAACTTAAAAATAACCAGCCGATTGAAATCATATTGGGTGATTTAAATAATAACACTTATGTCTTTAAGTCCAGCTTAGATTTACTACCTCTGCAATTTCATTCTGGATTTCTAAAATAA
- the ribB gene encoding 3,4-dihydroxy-2-butanone-4-phosphate synthase: MIHFNTIEEGIQDFKSGKVIIVVDNEDRENEGDFICAAETISPEIVNFMATEGRGLICAPLDEHRADELNLPLMVRNNTSLHETAFTVSVDLIGHGCSTGISTYDRALTIKALANVDFVSKDFARPGHIFPLRAKSGGVLQRTGHTEAVVDLARLAGMKPAGALIEILNEDGSMARLPQLILRAEKLGLKIISINDLIEYRLRSERLVLVEKKLHRIIDGIEFELIQYRQINTGDMHVAFVKGGSSNADYAHVRVQHADTFCELIDIIVNDQDSIVAKSLQILKNTEFGILLMLTQKEGTVDPFFRIESNVHNEHVRSEQQQREIGIGAQILHDLGVRKMKIISNNPRKTIALQGYGLEIIGYLPV; encoded by the coding sequence ATGATACATTTTAATACAATAGAAGAAGGAATACAGGATTTTAAATCAGGTAAAGTAATTATTGTTGTTGATAATGAAGACCGCGAAAATGAAGGTGACTTTATTTGTGCAGCAGAAACAATTAGTCCCGAAATAGTAAATTTTATGGCTACAGAAGGCAGAGGGCTAATTTGTGCTCCTCTGGATGAGCATAGGGCGGATGAGCTGAATTTACCTTTAATGGTTAGAAATAATACATCACTTCACGAAACCGCATTTACCGTATCCGTAGATTTAATAGGTCATGGTTGTTCAACGGGTATTTCTACTTATGATCGGGCCCTAACTATCAAAGCTTTAGCAAATGTTGATTTTGTTTCAAAAGATTTTGCTAGGCCAGGGCATATTTTTCCACTTAGGGCAAAATCAGGTGGAGTTTTACAAAGAACGGGTCATACGGAGGCTGTAGTTGATTTAGCTCGTTTGGCGGGAATGAAACCTGCCGGCGCTTTAATTGAAATATTGAATGAAGATGGTTCCATGGCACGTTTGCCACAGCTTATTTTAAGAGCAGAAAAATTAGGGCTTAAAATAATTTCAATTAATGATTTAATTGAGTATCGATTGCGTAGTGAACGATTAGTACTCGTGGAGAAAAAGTTGCATCGAATCATAGACGGAATAGAATTTGAATTAATTCAATACCGTCAAATTAATACTGGGGATATGCATGTAGCTTTTGTAAAAGGAGGATCTTCGAATGCGGACTATGCGCATGTTCGGGTGCAACATGCAGATACTTTTTGTGAGCTTATAGATATTATTGTAAATGATCAGGATTCAATTGTTGCAAAGTCATTACAAATTTTGAAAAACACAGAATTTGGTATTCTATTGATGTTAACTCAAAAAGAAGGAACAGTAGACCCTTTTTTTAGAATTGAATCCAATGTTCACAATGAACATGTGCGCAGCGAACAACAACAACGTGAAATAGGAATTGGTGCTCAAATACTACATGATCTTGGTGTTCGAAAAATGAAAATAATTTCTAATAATCCAAGAAAAACAATAGCACTTCAAGGTTATGGCCTTGAAATAATCGGCTACCTTCCAGTATAA
- a CDS encoding glycosyltransferase yields the protein MILVLKIFFFSSLFLLVQSYILYPIHLLLLYKFSSRKKSENLKSDQTLPFISCITSVYNEEAIIGQKLDTVLTSDYPKEKLAIYVGSDASLDQSNQIIEEFCKMDSRIHFYPFSIRRGKTNVINDLMDVAFERHPKTNDHIILFTDANVMLDKNTIRQLSTNFYLPNVALVDSRIVQRNLMEDGISFSENKYMTLETHIKWMEGFVWGKMMGAFGGCFAIRSVYLEKIPPSLIVDDFYISMNALIKGGICLVDENAICYEGIPNQIFEEFKRKSRISIGNFQNLAIFYNLMFNQPWQLAYAFVSHKLIRWIGPILLLIVWLSSFFIGLLQQNIFLEFFMVFSFVMLGLPVLDLMLSQLGIHIKILRGLRYFFIMNLALLNGFILYLTGKQKSSWQPPKRSSI from the coding sequence ATGATACTGGTACTTAAAATTTTCTTTTTTAGTTCGCTTTTCTTACTCGTTCAAAGCTATATATTATATCCTATTCATCTATTGTTACTTTATAAATTTTCATCTAGAAAGAAGAGTGAAAATCTTAAAAGTGATCAGACATTACCCTTTATTTCATGTATTACCTCTGTATACAATGAAGAGGCCATTATTGGCCAGAAACTCGACACTGTTTTAACTTCTGACTACCCGAAAGAAAAACTAGCGATTTATGTAGGTTCAGATGCATCTTTAGACCAATCAAACCAAATTATTGAGGAATTTTGTAAAATGGATTCCAGAATTCATTTTTATCCATTTTCAATCAGAAGAGGAAAAACAAATGTGATTAATGATTTAATGGATGTAGCATTTGAAAGGCATCCAAAAACAAATGACCACATTATACTATTTACAGATGCGAATGTAATGTTGGACAAAAATACCATACGTCAATTAAGCACTAATTTTTATTTACCGAATGTAGCCTTAGTAGATTCTCGAATTGTACAAAGAAATCTTATGGAAGATGGAATTTCATTTTCTGAGAACAAATATATGACTTTGGAAACGCATATCAAATGGATGGAAGGATTTGTTTGGGGTAAAATGATGGGAGCTTTCGGGGGTTGTTTTGCAATTAGATCTGTTTATCTAGAAAAAATTCCACCAAGTTTAATTGTTGATGATTTTTATATTTCTATGAATGCATTAATAAAAGGAGGAATTTGCTTAGTAGATGAAAATGCAATTTGTTATGAAGGTATTCCGAATCAGATTTTTGAAGAATTTAAAAGAAAATCCAGAATTTCAATTGGAAATTTTCAGAACTTGGCGATCTTTTATAATCTTATGTTTAATCAACCCTGGCAATTGGCGTATGCGTTTGTTTCTCATAAATTAATTCGATGGATTGGTCCTATCCTGCTTTTAATTGTTTGGCTAAGTTCCTTTTTTATAGGACTATTACAACAGAATATATTCTTAGAGTTTTTTATGGTTTTTAGTTTTGTAATGCTTGGATTACCAGTCTTAGATCTTATGCTTAGCCAGCTTGGAATCCATATTAAAATATTAAGAGGCCTTAGATACTTTTTCATAATGAACCTTGCTTTATTAAATGGGTTTATATTGTATCTAACTGGGAAGCAAAAAAGTTCTTGGCAACCACCTAAAAGAAGTTCAATTTAA
- a CDS encoding pyridoxal-phosphate dependent enzyme, translating into MKYYNNILETIGNTPLIKLNKVIDDIPALVLAKVETFNPGHSIKDRMAVKMVEDAENSGKIKPGGTIIECTSGNTGMGLALTACVKGYKCIFTTSDKQSKEKIDLLKALGAEVIVCPTNVEPTDPRSYYSVAEKLSKEIPNSFWCNQYDNPSNSIAHYESTGPEIWSQTDGKITHLVVGVGTGGTISGVAKYLKEKNPSIKIWGIDTYGSVFKKYKETGIFDEKEIYPYITEGIGEDILPKNVNFDLIDLFEKVSDKDGALAARRLAREEGILLGYSAGSAMAGLLQLKKKLTKDDVVVIIFHDHGSRYIGKIYNDDWMRERGFLQTELLVSDLVKAKTDKTFYSISPNETIRNVLSLMKKHDISQLPIVDKNEIIGSISENMVLNFIIENPLNNPEKAAHTIMTEAMPIVSMETPLSILNKYFSEKIPGVVVKDQVGNFHVLTKYDIIRAL; encoded by the coding sequence ATGAAGTATTATAATAATATACTTGAAACTATTGGTAATACACCGCTTATAAAGCTCAATAAAGTCATTGATGATATCCCTGCATTGGTTTTAGCTAAAGTGGAAACATTTAATCCTGGACATTCTATAAAAGATCGGATGGCTGTTAAAATGGTAGAGGATGCTGAAAATTCTGGAAAAATCAAGCCAGGTGGCACCATCATTGAATGTACAAGCGGCAATACAGGTATGGGTCTTGCCTTAACAGCGTGTGTTAAAGGCTATAAATGCATATTTACCACCTCTGACAAGCAATCAAAAGAAAAAATTGATCTATTAAAAGCTCTGGGGGCTGAAGTCATCGTTTGCCCGACAAATGTAGAACCTACCGATCCTCGTTCCTACTACTCGGTAGCTGAAAAGCTAAGTAAAGAAATACCCAATTCATTTTGGTGCAATCAATATGATAATCCTTCAAACAGTATAGCACATTACGAAAGTACAGGACCAGAAATTTGGTCGCAAACGGATGGTAAAATAACACATCTTGTCGTTGGAGTCGGTACGGGAGGCACTATTTCAGGGGTAGCGAAGTACCTAAAAGAAAAAAATCCTTCAATTAAGATTTGGGGAATTGATACTTATGGTTCTGTATTCAAAAAATATAAAGAAACAGGCATCTTTGATGAAAAAGAGATTTACCCATATATTACTGAAGGAATCGGTGAAGATATTTTGCCTAAAAATGTAAATTTTGACTTAATTGACCTTTTTGAAAAAGTATCCGATAAAGATGGTGCATTAGCTGCAAGGCGATTGGCCCGTGAAGAAGGAATCTTACTTGGATATTCTGCAGGATCCGCAATGGCCGGATTACTACAATTAAAAAAGAAGCTTACAAAAGATGATGTGGTGGTTATCATATTTCATGATCATGGAAGTCGCTACATAGGCAAAATATATAATGATGATTGGATGCGCGAGCGAGGATTTCTCCAAACTGAATTATTAGTGTCAGACCTTGTTAAAGCCAAAACGGACAAAACATTTTATAGTATTTCACCCAATGAAACGATTCGAAATGTTCTTAGCCTTATGAAAAAACATGATATTTCACAGCTTCCGATCGTTGATAAAAATGAAATCATAGGTAGCATTTCAGAAAATATGGTATTAAATTTTATTATTGAAAATCCATTAAATAATCCTGAAAAAGCAGCGCATACGATCATGACGGAGGCGATGCCTATAGTATCCATGGAAACACCCTTAAGTATCTTAAATAAATATTTCTCAGAAAAAATTCCAGGTGTAGTTGTTAAAGACCAAGTAGGCAATTTTCATGTTTTAACAAAATATGATATTATAAGAGCCTTGTAA
- a CDS encoding PorP/SprF family type IX secretion system membrane protein: MFKISVQVFLLLMIFNVIRAQDVNFSQFNTVAPYYNPAFTSTFTGNFRVSSIHRNQWIGLQERPISSFGVLGDIKFDLGFQDFKNDYFGAAVYFITDRAKIFDWNNNEISILLSYHKLLEKSSANYLSVGIGFGITQRSINYDNIYFEDQFDGITNYSGTSSELLPANIYSKPEIKFGLQHNTALNSKLRIQSGVALHYLFKPNLSLYNNFEDKDYTGSKTILANHKITGILNLIYNVNSYTDIYPRLLITNQGQHFMINTGLSFRRSFYTLNQTAFHSGVSTRLVKNLNSIVPADLGLQVGFEIKNFIIGLHYDFGIKDAIQYKSPTHSMEISFTLISNYDYEGYICPSF, encoded by the coding sequence ATGTTTAAAATATCAGTTCAGGTTTTTCTACTTTTAATGATATTCAATGTCATCCGTGCTCAAGATGTAAATTTTTCACAATTTAATACGGTAGCACCTTATTATAACCCAGCTTTTACCTCCACTTTTACTGGTAATTTTAGAGTAAGTTCAATCCATAGAAATCAATGGATTGGTCTCCAAGAAAGACCCATTAGCAGTTTTGGGGTATTGGGCGATATAAAATTTGATTTAGGTTTTCAGGATTTTAAAAATGACTATTTTGGAGCCGCTGTGTATTTTATTACAGATCGAGCAAAAATATTTGATTGGAACAATAATGAAATTTCGATTTTACTTTCATATCATAAATTATTAGAAAAATCTAGCGCTAATTATCTTTCCGTTGGAATAGGTTTTGGTATTACGCAAAGATCTATCAATTATGATAATATCTATTTTGAAGATCAATTTGATGGGATTACAAATTACAGTGGTACTTCAAGCGAATTATTGCCAGCAAACATCTATTCAAAACCTGAAATTAAATTTGGATTACAACACAATACTGCTTTAAATAGCAAACTTAGAATTCAATCAGGAGTAGCGCTTCATTACTTATTTAAACCAAACCTATCCTTGTATAATAATTTTGAAGACAAAGATTATACAGGTTCAAAAACAATTCTAGCAAATCATAAAATAACCGGTATTTTAAATTTAATATATAATGTAAATTCTTATACCGATATATATCCAAGGCTATTAATTACGAATCAAGGCCAACATTTTATGATTAATACAGGTTTATCCTTTAGAAGATCATTCTATACTTTAAACCAAACTGCTTTTCATTCAGGCGTGTCAACCCGTTTAGTAAAAAATTTAAACTCTATTGTTCCAGCAGATTTAGGTTTACAAGTCGGTTTTGAAATTAAAAATTTTATTATTGGGCTTCATTACGATTTTGGTATAAAAGATGCAATTCAATATAAATCACCAACCCATTCCATGGAGATAAGCTTTACATTAATCAGTAATTATGACTATGAGGGCTATATTTGCCCAAGTTTTTAG